In Ostrea edulis chromosome 6, xbOstEdul1.1, whole genome shotgun sequence, a single window of DNA contains:
- the LOC125646441 gene encoding KRR1 small subunit processome component homolog isoform X1: MDFPVNKGKQKGKKAVKQEELLEVPKGWKEPGITMEQNPQGMVSESSFATLFPKYREAYISDCWPLVKKTLADHNIKADLDVVEGSMTVRTTRKTWDPYIVVKARDLLKLLARSVPYEQAIRVLEDEVACDIIKIGTLTRNKDRFVKRRQRLIGPDGSTLKAIEILTDCYVLVQGNTVSALGPYKGLREVRKIVEDTMKNIHPIYNIKTLMIKRELAKDPELRNENWERFLPKFKSKNISKRKQPKKKRVKKPYTPFPPPQPESKVDKELASGEYFLKPQQKKAKIQQEKKEKQLKAVQKNQEKRARAFVAPKEDSAPPKKKQKVTEDVNVEELKKKIKKSQKKKIGKS, encoded by the exons GCAAACAGAAAGGTAAAAAAGCTGTAAAACAGGAGGAATTACTAGAAGTTCCGAAGGGCTGGAAGGAACCGGGAATCACAATGGAACAAAACCCACAAGGCATGGTCAGCGAAAGCTCATTTGCCACACTGTTCCCTAAATACAGAGAAGCCTACATCAGTGACTGCTGGCCACTTGTGAAGAAAACATTAGCAGATCAT AACATTAAGGCTGATTTAGATGTTGTAGAAGGTAGCATGACAGTACGAACAACACGAAAGACATGGGATCCTTACATCGTTGTAAAAGCCAGAGATCTTCTCAAACTGCTGGCCAGAAGTGTACCGTATGAACAg GCTATAAGAGTGTTGGAAGATGAAGTTGCATGTGATATAATTAAAATTGGTACCCTGACGAGGAACAAGGACAGATTCGTTAAAAGGAGACAGCGTTTGATTGGTCCAGATGGCTCCACCCTCAAAGCAATTGAAATCCTGACAGACTGTTATGTACTTGTACAGGGAAACACAGTTTCTGCACTGGGACCATACAAAGGACTCAGAGAG GTCAGGAAGATAGTGGAGGACACCATGAAAAATATCCAccctatttacaacatcaag ACATTAATGATTAAGAGGGAATTGGCAAAGGATCCTGAACTGCGAAATGAGAATTGGGAAAGGTTTTTACCCAAATTCAAATCTAAGAATATCAGTAAGCGTAAACAACCAAAGAAGAAGAGAGTGAAGAAACCATATACACCATTCCCTCCTCCTCAACCAGAGAGCAAG GTCGACAAAGAATTAGCATCTGGTGAATACTTCTTGAAACCTCAGCAGAAGAAAGCCAAGATACAGCAGGAAAAGAAG GAGAAGCAGTTAAAAGCTGTACAGAAAAATCAGGAAAAGCGAGCCAGGGCATTTGTGGCTCCCAAAGAAGACTCAGCACCACCCAAAAAGAAGCAGAAAGTCACAG AGGATGTTAACGTGGAGGAGTTGAAGAAGAAAATCAAGAAATCTCAA aagaaaaaaataggaAAATCTTGA
- the LOC125646441 gene encoding KRR1 small subunit processome component homolog isoform X2 — protein sequence MEQNPQGMVSESSFATLFPKYREAYISDCWPLVKKTLADHNIKADLDVVEGSMTVRTTRKTWDPYIVVKARDLLKLLARSVPYEQAIRVLEDEVACDIIKIGTLTRNKDRFVKRRQRLIGPDGSTLKAIEILTDCYVLVQGNTVSALGPYKGLREVRKIVEDTMKNIHPIYNIKTLMIKRELAKDPELRNENWERFLPKFKSKNISKRKQPKKKRVKKPYTPFPPPQPESKVDKELASGEYFLKPQQKKAKIQQEKKEKQLKAVQKNQEKRARAFVAPKEDSAPPKKKQKVTEDVNVEELKKKIKKSQKKKIGKS from the exons ATGGAACAAAACCCACAAGGCATGGTCAGCGAAAGCTCATTTGCCACACTGTTCCCTAAATACAGAGAAGCCTACATCAGTGACTGCTGGCCACTTGTGAAGAAAACATTAGCAGATCAT AACATTAAGGCTGATTTAGATGTTGTAGAAGGTAGCATGACAGTACGAACAACACGAAAGACATGGGATCCTTACATCGTTGTAAAAGCCAGAGATCTTCTCAAACTGCTGGCCAGAAGTGTACCGTATGAACAg GCTATAAGAGTGTTGGAAGATGAAGTTGCATGTGATATAATTAAAATTGGTACCCTGACGAGGAACAAGGACAGATTCGTTAAAAGGAGACAGCGTTTGATTGGTCCAGATGGCTCCACCCTCAAAGCAATTGAAATCCTGACAGACTGTTATGTACTTGTACAGGGAAACACAGTTTCTGCACTGGGACCATACAAAGGACTCAGAGAG GTCAGGAAGATAGTGGAGGACACCATGAAAAATATCCAccctatttacaacatcaag ACATTAATGATTAAGAGGGAATTGGCAAAGGATCCTGAACTGCGAAATGAGAATTGGGAAAGGTTTTTACCCAAATTCAAATCTAAGAATATCAGTAAGCGTAAACAACCAAAGAAGAAGAGAGTGAAGAAACCATATACACCATTCCCTCCTCCTCAACCAGAGAGCAAG GTCGACAAAGAATTAGCATCTGGTGAATACTTCTTGAAACCTCAGCAGAAGAAAGCCAAGATACAGCAGGAAAAGAAG GAGAAGCAGTTAAAAGCTGTACAGAAAAATCAGGAAAAGCGAGCCAGGGCATTTGTGGCTCCCAAAGAAGACTCAGCACCACCCAAAAAGAAGCAGAAAGTCACAG AGGATGTTAACGTGGAGGAGTTGAAGAAGAAAATCAAGAAATCTCAA aagaaaaaaataggaAAATCTTGA